In a genomic window of Taeniopygia guttata chromosome 11, bTaeGut7.mat, whole genome shotgun sequence:
- the LOC100224754 gene encoding fibulin-7-like, translating to MLLILLPAWLALGILQLPLSSSQECLNRQQALSVVQQMQKLLLAQEAAHLQGTRGLRQQLSILQSHLQRPATKHNEMCPQLAAPLNGRMLGRSLRVGHEVHFICDAGFRLVGSETRACRHNRTWSGTQPFCRSIDDCSSNPCANSGTCVDGNQSYTCLCPPGWSGPSCQSPIYSYWVTLSNSSFSRQPRCAEGRSGSRRCSCDTGFQLQPGGVCQDVDECQLYQSNPQTQICLHDCLNLPGSYRCLCPPGYLLHADRNACEDVNECAGKQHNCSQGELCINTFGGYRCVHPKCPPPRHNTSYVKTSAFQCERNPCPMDSRACHLAASSISFHYLPLQANRTVPRVLFKMSTTRFVGDSLRFAITGGRGQGVFAVRRSDRQTGELLLTSPVAGPATLEVELEMSEFSHKVLLGKHIFKVTAFVSPYVF from the exons ATGCTCCTCATCCTactgccagcctggctggccctgggcatcctgcagctgcccctcagcAGTTCCCAG GAATGCCTGAACCGGCAGCAGGCACTCAGCGTGGTGCAGCAGATGCAGAAGCTGCTGTTGGCACAGGAGGCTGCCCACCTGCAGGGCACCCGTGGGCTCCGGCAGCAGCTTTCCATCCTCCAGAGCCACCTCCAGAGACCGGCCACCAAACACAACG AGATGTGTCCGCAGCTGGCAGCGCCCCTGAATGGACGGATGCTGGGCCGGAGCCTGCGGGTGGGCCATGAGGTTCACTTCATCTGCGACGCCGGCTTCCGGCTGGTGGGCTCGGAGACACGCGCCTGCCGGCACAACCGCACCTGGAGCGGCACCCAACCCTTCTGCAGAA GTATTGATGACTGCTCCAGCAACCCGTGTGCCAACAGCGGGACCTGCGTGGATGGCAACCAGAGCTACACCTGCCTCTGCCCCCCAGGCTGGTCaggccccagctgccagagCCCCATCTACTCCT ACTGGGTGACACTGAGCAACTCCTCCTTCAGCCGCCAGCCCCGCTGTGCCGAGGGCCGCTCGGGCTCCCGGCGCTGCAGCTGTGACACTGgcttccagctgcagcctggtggCGTGTGCCAAG ATGTGGATGAATGCCAGCTCTACCAGTCCAACCCCCAGACACAGATTTGCCTCCATGACTGCCTCAACCTCCCTGGCTCCTACCGCTGCCTCTGCCCCCCTGGGTACCTGCTCCATGCTGACCGCAATGCCTGTGAGG ACGTGAATGAGTGCGCTGGGAAGCAGCACAACTGCAGCCAGGGTGAGCTCTGCATCAACACCTTTGGGGGCTACCGCTGCGTGCACCCCAAGTGCCCCCCGCCACGCCACAACACCAGCTATGTCAAGACCTCTGCCTT CCAGTGCGAGAGGAACCCCTGCCCCATGGACAGCCGAGCCTGCCACCTGGCTGCCAGCTCCATCTCCTTCCACTACCTGCCGCTCCAGGCCAACCGCACGGTGCCCCGAGTCCTCTTCAAGATGTCCACCACGCGCTTTGTGGGGGACAGCCTGCGCTTCGCCATCACGGGCGGACGGGGCCAGGGCGTCTTCGCCGTGCGGCGCTCGGACCGGCAGACgggagagctgctgctcaccAGCCCCGTGGCGGGGCCAGCCACGCTGGAGGTGGAGCTGGAGATGAGCGAGTTCTCCCACAAAGTCCTCCTGGGCAAGCACATCTTCAAGGTCACAGCCTTTGTGTCCCCATATGTGTTTTGA
- the LOC100227654 gene encoding C-type lectin domain family 18 member A-like, translating into MKLLVLLVCSLPVWRAGETRSDAPGKLSLLAPGALSTKETFLVLSLHNKLRSKVQPPAANMQKLEWSEELGRQAGARAASCLEGPAPPPAPQLGWSEVLLPTGAGGFGAVLELWFAEGQRYDYRTGRCTGNATCRHYTQLVWATAGQLGCGRHRCPGPHGPSEAFACAYSPGGNWEVAGMPILPYKQGPWCSLCTAGLSGCFKSWDHSGGLCEVPRNPCRMSCRNSGRLDMSSCQCTCPPGYTGRYCQVRCSGQCLHGRFRKEECSCLCDAGYGGAECGTKIHFPFHACDVRIDSDCFMVSPEADTYYGAKIKCQEKGAMLAQIRNQKVQDILAFYLSRLEMGNRVTDTDFETGNFWIGLTYKTSKASFRWDVGEPSSFTSFAFGQPDNQGFGNCVEMQASAAFNWNDQRCKTRNRYICQFAQEHIALWQRDP; encoded by the exons ATGAAGCTCTTGGTCCTGCTGGTTTGCAGCCTCCCGGTGTGGAGGGCGGGTGAGACGAGGTCGGATGCTCCAGGAAAGTTGTCCCTGCTGGCTCCGGGAG CTCTCAGCACGAAGGAGACCTTCCTGGTGCTCTCACTGCACAACAAGTTGAGGAGCAAAGTGCAGCCCCCTGCTGCCAACATGCAGAAGCTG GAGTGGAGCGAGGAGCTGGGGCGGCAGGCGGGGGCACGGGCAGCCAGCTGCCTGGAGGGCCCCGCTCCACCgccagccccacagctgggctggagcgAGGTCCTGCTGCCCACGGGCGCGGGCGGCTTCGGGGCCGTGCTGGAGCTCTGGTTTGCTGAGGGACAGCGCTATGACTACAGGACAGGACGCTGCACCGGCAATGCCACCTGCCGCCACTACACCCAG CTGGTGTGggccacagcagggcagctgggctgCGGCCGGCACCGCTGCCCCGGTCCCCACGGCCCCAGCGAGGCCTTCGCCTGCGCCTACTCGCCGGG GGGCAACTGGGAGGTGGCCGGGATGCCCATCCTGCCCTACAAGCAGGGACCCTGGTGCTCCCTCTGCACTGCTGGCCTCTCTGGCTGCTTCAAGTCCTGGGACCACAGCGGCGGGCTCTGTG AGGTGCCCAGGAACCCCTGTCGCATGAGCTGCAGGAACAGTGGGCGCCTCGACATGAGCAGCTGCCAGTGCACCTGTCCCCCCGGCTACACGGGCAGGTACTGCCAAG TGAGGTGCAGCGGGCAGTGCCTCCACGGAAGGTTCAGGAAGGAGGAGTGCTCCTGCCTCTGCGACGCAGGCTACGGAGGAGCTGAGTGCGGCA caaAGATCCATTTCCCCTTCCATGCCTGTGACGTGCGGATTGACAGCGACTGCTTCATGGTGTCCCCTGAAGCCGACACCTACTATGGAGCCAAAATTAAATGCCAG GAGAAAGGAGCGATGCTGGCCCAGATAAGAAACCAGAAGGTTCAGGACATCCTGGCTTTCTACCTCAGCCGCTTGGAGATGGGTAACAGGGTGACAGACACCGATTTTGAGACTGGAAACTTCTGGATCG GTCTCACCTACAAAACATCCAAGGCTTCCTTCCGCTGGGATGTGGGTGAGCCATCCTCCTTCACCAGCTTTGCTTTTGGACAGCCGGACAACCAGGG GTTTGGGAACTGTGTGGAGATGCAAGCGTCAGCTGCCTTCAACTGGAACGACCAGCGCTGCAAGACCCGAAACCGGTACATCTGCCAGTTCG CCCAGGAACACATCGCCCTGTGGCAGCGGGATCCCTGA
- the EXOSC6 gene encoding exosome complex component MTR3 → MPLDHRRLRGPEESQPPALWAAAAAEDEEDGEGAGAAPRDPCALRPLFARAGLLSQAQGSAYVELASGTKVLCAAWGPREAAEPGPGRLLCEFRRAPFAGRGARSRPGAAAEREAEREAAAALREALEPAVRLGRYPRARLAVSALLLQDGGSALAAAVSAAALALADAGVEMYDLAVGCALCRPAAPAAAWMLQPAEPEERRAAARLTLALLPALNQVSAVLGGGRGGPPEDWAQALRLGLDGCHRQYPVLRQSLLRAAQRRDAAAAAAATSA, encoded by the coding sequence ATGCCGCTGGATCACCGCCGCCTGCGCGGCCCGGAGGAGTCGCAGCCGCCGGCGCTGTGGGCAGCGGCCGCGGCCGAGGATGAGGAGGACGGGGAGGGCGCGGGGGCGGCGCCGCGGGACCCCTGTGCGCTCCGGCCGCTGTTCGCGCGGGCCGGGCTGCTGAGCCAGGCGCAGGGCTCGGCCTACGTGGAGCTGGCCAGCGGCACCAAGGTGCTCTGCGCCGCCTGGGGCCCGCGGGAGGCggccgagcccggcccgggccgGCTGCTCTGCGAGTTCCGCCGGGCGCCGTtcgcggggcgcggggcgcggagccggccgggcgcggcggcggagcgggagGCGgagcgggaggcggcggcggcgctgcgggaGGCGCTGGAGCCGGCGGTGCGGCTGGGCCGCTACCCGCGGGCCCGCCTGGCCGTCAGcgcgctgctgctgcaggacgGCGGCTCGGCGCTGGCCGCCGCCGTCAGCGCGGCCGCGCTGGCGCTGGCGGACGCGGGCGTGGAGATGTACGACCTGGCCGTGGGCTGCGCGCTGTGCCGgccggccgcgcccgccgccgcctgGATGCTGCAGCCCGCCGAGCCCGAGGagcgccgcgccgccgcccgcctcacgctggccctgctgcccgcCCTCAACCAGGTGTCGGCCGTGCtgggcggcggccgcggcggcccGCCCGAGGACTGGGCGCAGGCCCTGCGGCTCGGGCTCGATGGCTGCCACCGGCAGTACCCGGTGCTGCGGCAGAGCCTGCTGCGGGCCGCCCAGCGCCGCgatgccgccgccgccgccgccgccaccagTGCCTGA